CGGGACATCATGAAAGCGCACACGGTCCCCTAACATATTTAAGGCCGCCACTTGCCCTTGGCGTTCGGCGACTTCCCAGTGTTCAACCCTGATCGGTCGGGCACTTCGACGATCCGGCCAGCGCGCGATATCCCCGGCAGCAAAAATGCCAGGGACGCTGGTTTCAAGATATTCATTTACTAAAACACCATTATCAATCCAGCACCCAGCTTGTTCGGCCAGTTGAATGTTAGGTCGAATCCCTGTCCCTACGACAATGAAGTCACATTCAATGGTCTGCCCTTCATCAAGAATAATACTGCGTTCACGGATTTCTTTTACCGAATGACCTAAGTGAAAATGGACGCCATTAGATTCATGCAAATGCTTAATGTGGCTTCCGACGTGCACACCAAGCTGCTTCATGAGTGGCTCCCCTTCTGGCGCAACCACATGCACTTCCATATTGCGCATTCTTAAAGACGCTGCCACTTCCAACCCGATAAAACCAGCCCCAATAATCACAACCTTGTTAGCCCAAGAGGTACGCGCAATAATTCTGCGGGAATCCTGCAAAGTTCTTAAAAAATAAACTTTGTCGGTGTTGATACCCGGGATCGGCGGAACAATGGGTGATCCACCTGTCGCAATTAAGCAGCGGTCATAGCGCAGGGTTTTTCCATTCGACAAATGAATGTTGCGACGGTGAGGATCCACCTTATCGGCTTTCGTAGAAAGCTCTAACTGAATTTTATTAAGCTTATAAAAATCTTCATCATAAAGAGGAATCCAACTTTCTGGAGCGTTCCCCGCTAAATAATCTTTAGACAGATTCGGCCGGTCATAGGGAGGGTTTTTATCTTCGCTGATGATATGAATGCTTCCTTGAAAGCCTTGGCGCCGTAACATC
This is a stretch of genomic DNA from Bdellovibrio reynosensis. It encodes these proteins:
- a CDS encoding FAD-dependent oxidoreductase, coding for MAISAKTSGPDFTKGVQIEILQDGESLLGHVGDEAVLLVRQNGEYHAIGAQCSHYGGPLEKGLITGETVHCPWHHSCFDLRTGEALKAPALNPIAAWHAEICEGKVYVTDKKAPVVKPRPGTEVQRFVIIGGGAAGTAAAVMLRRQGFQGSIHIISEDKNPPYDRPNLSKDYLAGNAPESWIPLYDEDFYKLNKIQLELSTKADKVDPHRRNIHLSNGKTLRYDRCLIATGGSPIVPPIPGINTDKVYFLRTLQDSRRIIARTSWANKVVIIGAGFIGLEVAASLRMRNMEVHVVAPEGEPLMKQLGVHVGSHIKHLHESNGVHFHLGHSVKEIRERSIILDEGQTIECDFIVVGTGIRPNIQLAEQAGCWIDNGVLVNEYLETSVPGIFAAGDIARWPDRRSARPIRVEHWEVAERQGQVAALNMLGDRVRFHDVPFFWTTHYGITFGYIGFSDRFDRMDVIGDMNSENFAVAYYEDQRIAALLTVGRDMESLMVEEALAHFNDDAVKDIIRTFERKMNQSPKISPPSAPPPSSSGSTASV